A section of the Kribbella sp. HUAS MG21 genome encodes:
- a CDS encoding SRPBCC family protein has protein sequence MGELGARSATASREVVISRVIDAPRELVFEAFTDVRHLSRWWGPEGFATTTRSFEFHVGGVWDFAMRGPDGTEYAEWISWTEIAPPERIALLHGESRDDPNAFESVLTFEPDGMATRIEMRTVFPTQELRDEAVEKYHAVEGGRQTLSKLAAYVTEILAKGAEG, from the coding sequence ATGGGCGAGCTGGGAGCGCGTTCCGCGACGGCCAGCCGGGAGGTGGTGATCTCCAGGGTCATCGACGCGCCGCGCGAGCTGGTGTTCGAGGCGTTCACCGACGTACGGCATCTGTCGCGATGGTGGGGGCCGGAGGGGTTTGCCACGACCACGCGGTCGTTCGAGTTCCACGTCGGCGGGGTGTGGGACTTCGCGATGCGCGGGCCGGACGGGACGGAGTACGCCGAGTGGATCTCGTGGACGGAGATCGCCCCGCCGGAACGCATCGCGCTGCTGCACGGTGAGTCCCGCGACGACCCGAACGCCTTCGAGTCGGTGCTGACGTTCGAGCCCGACGGTATGGCGACGCGGATCGAGATGCGCACTGTGTTTCCTACGCAGGAGCTGCGCGACGAAGCGGTCGAGAAGTATCACGCTGTCGAGGGCGGCCGGCAGACGCTGAGCAAGCTGGCCGCGTATGTCACCGAGATCCTGGCGAAAGGGGCTGAGGGCTGA
- a CDS encoding LacI family DNA-binding transcriptional regulator, with amino-acid sequence MSNFLNRPSIVAPATRKRVQASIDALGFVRNEAARHLRAGKSRTVGLVVLDVSNPFFTNLAEGAESLAYEHDTVVMLCNSKTDPVREGHHLDQLEQQRVMGILITPFDSSDPRLAALVDRGTPVVLVDRTADRGLCSVSVDDQLGGRLAGNHLIEAGHRRIAFVGGPFSMQQVADRQAGITATVEEAGGVELQHYEVDVMGVVEGRAIGERIAALPARSRPTAAFLANDLLALGFLQGMAVAGLRVPRDMAIVGYDDIDFARAAAVPLSSVRQPAELLGRSAMELLQEEVEAADRHKHRQVIFQPDLIVRESSDFKRKR; translated from the coding sequence GTGAGCAACTTCTTGAACCGGCCTTCGATCGTGGCGCCTGCCACGCGCAAACGTGTGCAAGCAAGCATCGACGCCCTCGGATTCGTCCGGAACGAGGCGGCCCGGCACCTCCGCGCGGGCAAGAGCCGCACGGTCGGCCTCGTCGTGCTCGACGTCAGCAACCCGTTCTTCACCAACCTCGCCGAAGGCGCCGAGTCGCTCGCGTACGAGCACGACACAGTCGTGATGCTGTGCAACAGCAAGACCGACCCGGTCCGCGAAGGTCATCACCTCGACCAGCTCGAGCAGCAGCGGGTGATGGGCATCCTCATCACCCCGTTCGACAGCAGCGATCCGCGCCTCGCCGCCCTGGTGGATCGCGGTACGCCGGTCGTCCTCGTGGACCGTACGGCGGATCGCGGCCTGTGCTCCGTGTCGGTCGACGATCAACTGGGCGGACGTCTCGCGGGGAACCACCTGATCGAGGCCGGTCATCGCCGGATCGCCTTCGTCGGTGGGCCGTTCTCGATGCAGCAGGTAGCGGATCGCCAGGCCGGGATCACCGCGACCGTCGAGGAGGCCGGCGGCGTCGAGCTCCAGCACTACGAGGTCGACGTGATGGGCGTCGTCGAGGGCCGCGCGATCGGTGAACGCATCGCCGCGCTCCCCGCCCGGTCCCGCCCGACCGCGGCGTTCCTCGCCAACGACCTGCTCGCGCTCGGATTCCTGCAGGGTATGGCCGTCGCCGGCCTCCGAGTACCGCGGGACATGGCGATCGTCGGGTACGACGACATCGACTTCGCGCGGGCTGCCGCCGTACCGCTGTCGTCGGTGCGGCAACCCGCCGAGCTGCTCGGGCGGTCCGCGATGGAGCTGCTGCAGGAGGAGGTCGAGGCTGCGGACCGGCACAAGCACAGACAGGTCATCTTCCAGCCGGACCTGATCGTCCGCGAATCCAGCGACTTCAAACGCAAGCGCTGA
- a CDS encoding metalloregulator ArsR/SmtB family transcription factor has translation MARAATTSDVFNAIAEPQRRQILVLLRAGERPVTELAEELGMSQPGASKHLRVLREVGLVRDRKAGKQRLYGLDARGLRPVHEWTGGFERFWNESFDRLDAYVQELKQARQED, from the coding sequence ATGGCACGAGCAGCGACCACGTCGGACGTCTTCAACGCGATCGCGGAGCCGCAGCGCCGGCAGATCCTGGTGCTGCTGCGGGCGGGCGAGCGGCCGGTGACCGAGTTGGCCGAAGAGCTGGGAATGTCCCAGCCGGGAGCCTCCAAGCACCTGCGGGTGCTCCGCGAAGTCGGGCTGGTGCGCGACCGCAAGGCGGGCAAGCAGCGCTTGTACGGCCTGGACGCCCGCGGGTTGCGGCCGGTTCACGAGTGGACCGGCGGCTTCGAGCGGTTCTGGAACGAGAGCTTCGACCGGCTGGACGCGTACGTGCAGGAGCTCAAGCAGGCGAGGCAGGAGGACTGA
- the glnII gene encoding glutamine synthetase: MTYKAEYIWIDGTQPSARLRSKTKILADGAELPDWGFDGSSTNQAPGDNSDCVLKPVFSCPDPIRGGDHKLVLCEVYLVDGTPHPTNNRAKLLPVAEQFAEQDSWFGIEQEYTFFQEGRPLGFPAVGFPAPQGPYYCGVGADEVFGRDIVERHLDACLDAGLKVSGINAEVMPGQWEFQIGPAGPVEVADHLWVARWLLYRIAEEYDVAATLDAKPAKGDWNGAGAHTNFSTRAMREGYDAIITACEALGAPGKVEEHIAGYGDGIEERLTGAHETAPHDVYSYGVSDRGASVRIPWQVEVDKKGYIEDRRPNANIDPYNVTRLLVNTCCTALEKAGQV, encoded by the coding sequence TTGACCTACAAGGCCGAGTACATCTGGATCGACGGCACGCAGCCCAGCGCGCGGTTGCGGTCGAAGACGAAGATCCTGGCGGACGGCGCCGAACTGCCGGACTGGGGGTTCGACGGGTCGAGCACCAACCAGGCGCCGGGTGACAACTCGGACTGCGTCCTCAAGCCGGTGTTCTCGTGCCCGGACCCGATCCGCGGCGGCGACCACAAGCTGGTGCTGTGCGAGGTCTACCTCGTCGACGGCACCCCGCACCCGACCAACAACCGCGCCAAGCTGCTCCCGGTCGCCGAACAGTTCGCCGAGCAGGACTCGTGGTTCGGCATCGAGCAGGAGTACACCTTCTTCCAGGAGGGTCGCCCGCTCGGCTTCCCGGCGGTCGGGTTCCCCGCGCCGCAGGGGCCGTACTACTGCGGCGTCGGCGCCGACGAGGTGTTCGGGCGCGACATCGTCGAGCGGCACCTGGACGCCTGCCTCGATGCGGGTCTGAAGGTCTCCGGTATCAACGCCGAGGTCATGCCCGGCCAGTGGGAGTTCCAGATCGGCCCGGCCGGACCGGTCGAGGTGGCCGACCACCTGTGGGTGGCGCGCTGGCTGCTGTACCGGATCGCCGAGGAGTACGACGTCGCCGCGACGCTGGACGCCAAGCCCGCGAAGGGTGACTGGAACGGCGCCGGCGCGCACACGAACTTCTCCACCCGCGCGATGCGCGAGGGGTACGACGCGATCATCACCGCGTGCGAGGCCCTCGGCGCCCCCGGCAAGGTCGAGGAGCACATCGCCGGGTACGGCGACGGCATCGAGGAGCGCCTCACCGGCGCCCACGAGACCGCCCCGCACGACGTCTACAGCTACGGCGTCTCGGACCGCGGCGCGTCGGTCCGCATCCCGTGGCAGGTCGAGGTCGACAAGAAGGGCTACATCGAGGACCGCCGCCCCAACGCGAACATCGACCCGTACAACGTCACCCGCCTCCTCGTGAACACCTGCTGCACTGCCCTGGAGAAGGCCGGCCAGGTCTGA
- the ruvA gene encoding Holliday junction branch migration protein RuvA, with the protein MIAFVRGPVAAIGVDSAVVEVGGVGLQVYCDPGTLAGLRPGQEARISTSMVVREDSLTLYGFADDDAKNLFELLQTASGVGPKLAQAALAVLSPDQLRQAVATEDLAVLVKVPGIGKKGAQRIVLELKDKIGAPSKTVSGRPLQVQEAWREQVHAGLVGLGWSARDAEDAVTAVSPLAAENPNPSVPDLLRAALRVLSKA; encoded by the coding sequence ATGATCGCCTTTGTGCGGGGACCGGTGGCGGCCATCGGAGTGGACAGCGCCGTGGTCGAGGTCGGGGGAGTGGGCCTGCAGGTGTACTGCGACCCGGGCACGCTGGCGGGTCTGCGGCCGGGGCAGGAGGCCCGGATCTCGACGTCGATGGTGGTCCGCGAGGACTCGCTGACGCTGTACGGGTTCGCGGACGACGACGCGAAGAACCTGTTCGAGCTGTTGCAGACCGCGTCCGGCGTCGGGCCGAAGCTGGCCCAGGCCGCGCTCGCGGTGCTGAGCCCGGACCAGCTGCGGCAGGCCGTCGCGACCGAGGATCTCGCCGTACTCGTGAAGGTTCCCGGCATCGGGAAGAAGGGCGCGCAGCGGATCGTCCTGGAGCTCAAGGACAAGATCGGCGCCCCGTCCAAGACGGTGAGCGGTCGGCCGCTGCAGGTCCAGGAGGCGTGGCGCGAACAGGTGCACGCCGGTCTCGTCGGTCTGGGCTGGTCGGCGCGCGACGCCGAGGACGCGGTCACCGCCGTGTCGCCGCTCGCCGCCGAGAACCCGAACCCCTCCGTTCCCGATCTGCTGCGCGCCGCGCTGCGCGTGCTGTCCAAGGCGTGA
- a CDS encoding hotdog fold domain-containing protein, whose product MSQVLGLWERLRGVPGGERVFSWGFAWKAPYFWSVRPRFVQVSPNFAALTLPKRRAVLNHIGTVHAIAVCNGLEAAMGALAEATVPAGKRWLPKGMEVSYLAKSTSDLTCSAETDPDAWTSGPDVPVKVKATRDDGTVVVEGTIHLWVTDKKATHERATDN is encoded by the coding sequence ATGAGTCAGGTGTTGGGGTTGTGGGAGCGGTTGCGGGGTGTGCCCGGTGGGGAGCGGGTGTTTTCTTGGGGGTTTGCGTGGAAGGCGCCGTACTTTTGGTCGGTTCGGCCGCGGTTCGTGCAGGTCAGTCCTAACTTTGCGGCGCTTACCTTGCCCAAGCGGCGGGCGGTGTTGAATCACATTGGGACCGTGCATGCGATTGCCGTGTGCAACGGGCTCGAGGCGGCGATGGGGGCGCTCGCGGAGGCGACGGTGCCGGCGGGGAAGCGGTGGTTGCCGAAGGGGATGGAGGTTTCGTACCTCGCCAAGTCGACGTCGGACCTGACGTGCTCGGCGGAGACCGATCCGGACGCCTGGACCTCGGGACCCGACGTGCCGGTGAAGGTGAAGGCCACCCGTGACGACGGCACCGTGGTCGTCGAAGGCACCATCCACCTGTGGGTCACGGACAAGAAGGCGACCCACGAACGGGCGACCGACAACTAG
- a CDS encoding DUF1961 family protein: protein MTVYYENPLASPTDLDGFRLEGDGATSFPLGRLRLESVRPAEDGQDANVVLWCPEDFPPDVTVEWDFWPIREPGLCILFFHARGRAGEDLFDLRPRTGPYEQYHHGDLDTYHVSYFRRRWPAERAFHTCNLRKSYGFHLVAQGADPIPDVADADGPYRIRLTAHQGEITFAVNELVSFSWRDEQPLPGGKLGFRQMAPLIGEYANLRVSRP, encoded by the coding sequence ATGACGGTCTACTACGAGAACCCGCTCGCCTCCCCCACCGACCTCGACGGGTTCCGGCTCGAGGGCGACGGCGCGACCTCGTTCCCGCTCGGTCGGCTGCGGCTGGAGAGCGTGCGCCCGGCCGAGGACGGTCAGGACGCGAACGTGGTGCTGTGGTGCCCGGAGGACTTCCCACCCGACGTCACCGTCGAGTGGGATTTCTGGCCGATTCGCGAGCCCGGCCTGTGCATCCTGTTCTTCCACGCCCGCGGCCGCGCCGGCGAGGATCTGTTCGACCTCCGGCCGCGCACCGGGCCGTACGAGCAGTACCACCACGGCGACCTGGACACGTACCACGTCTCGTACTTCCGCCGCCGCTGGCCGGCCGAGCGGGCCTTCCACACCTGCAACCTGCGCAAGAGCTACGGGTTCCACCTGGTCGCGCAGGGCGCCGACCCGATCCCGGACGTCGCGGACGCCGACGGCCCGTACCGGATAAGGCTCACCGCCCACCAGGGCGAGATCACGTTCGCGGTCAACGAGCTGGTCAGCTTCTCCTGGCGCGACGAGCAGCCGCTGCCCGGCGGCAAGCTCGGCTTCCGGCAGATGGCACCGCTGATCGGCGAGTACGCGAACCTACGCGTCTCGCGCCCCTGA
- the ruvC gene encoding crossover junction endodeoxyribonuclease RuvC translates to MRVLGVDPGLTRCGLGVVEGTPGKPPALVAVGVIRTPAELDVSKRLVQIEAELDEWIARHQPDAVAVERVFAQHNVRTVMGTAQASGVAMVVAARRGLPVALHTPSEVKAAVTGSGRADKEQVTTMVTRILKLSERPTPADAADALALAICQVWRGGVASKLQQAATSRSNLEAAAQAQSRLQVARLRAAVAAQQGKR, encoded by the coding sequence ATGCGGGTGCTCGGCGTCGACCCGGGACTGACTCGGTGCGGCCTTGGCGTCGTCGAGGGCACACCGGGGAAGCCGCCGGCGCTGGTCGCCGTCGGGGTGATCCGGACGCCGGCCGAGCTGGACGTGTCCAAGCGGCTGGTCCAGATCGAGGCGGAGCTCGACGAGTGGATCGCGCGGCACCAGCCGGACGCGGTCGCGGTCGAGCGGGTGTTCGCGCAGCACAACGTCCGGACCGTGATGGGGACGGCGCAGGCATCGGGGGTCGCGATGGTCGTCGCCGCGCGGCGCGGGCTGCCGGTCGCGCTGCACACGCCGAGTGAGGTGAAGGCCGCGGTCACCGGATCGGGCCGCGCCGACAAGGAGCAGGTGACCACGATGGTCACCCGGATCCTCAAGCTGAGCGAGCGTCCGACGCCCGCCGACGCCGCGGACGCGCTGGCGCTGGCGATCTGCCAGGTCTGGCGCGGCGGCGTGGCGAGCAAGTTGCAGCAGGCGGCCACGAGCCGGTCCAACCTCGAGGCGGCCGCGCAGGCGCAGTCGCGGCTGCAGGTGGCGAGGTTGAGGGCCGCGGTGGCGGCGCAGCAGGGCAAGCGGTGA
- a CDS encoding pyridoxal-phosphate dependent enzyme — MLAGVEDGLTAELRLPSPLVELDDERLRAAGVRLLLKRDDLIHPEVPGNKWRKLKYNIATARELGFGMLLTFGGAYSNHIRATAAIGAYCGFSTIGVIRGEEHLPLNPSLRYAVSRGMRLTYLDRSTYREKTSDAVIRALRQEFEDFYLIPEGGSNADAVRGCAELPAELDESVDVLFCAVGTGGTLAGVAAGLQPNQLLIGVPVLKGATFLEDEIVTLQNEAYGARTGTWRLEHNYHFGGYAKRTPELDKFLDDFEARHALRLDWVYEAKMMYALYDQVTRGTFRRGATLVALISGSGNAPEA, encoded by the coding sequence ATGCTCGCGGGCGTGGAGGACGGGCTGACAGCAGAGCTTCGGTTGCCGTCGCCGCTCGTCGAGCTCGACGACGAACGGTTGCGGGCCGCGGGGGTACGGCTCCTGCTGAAGCGGGACGACCTGATTCACCCGGAAGTGCCCGGGAACAAGTGGCGGAAGCTGAAGTACAACATCGCCACTGCCCGGGAGCTGGGGTTCGGCATGCTGCTGACGTTCGGAGGCGCGTATTCGAACCACATCCGCGCGACCGCGGCGATCGGGGCGTACTGCGGATTCAGCACCATCGGGGTGATCCGAGGCGAGGAACATCTACCGCTGAACCCGTCGCTGCGGTACGCCGTCTCGCGCGGCATGCGGCTGACATACCTGGACCGTTCGACGTACCGCGAGAAGACCTCGGACGCCGTCATCAGGGCACTGCGTCAGGAATTCGAGGACTTCTACTTGATTCCCGAGGGCGGCAGTAATGCTGACGCTGTCCGGGGATGCGCGGAGTTGCCCGCAGAACTCGATGAATCCGTCGACGTGCTGTTCTGCGCGGTCGGCACCGGAGGAACCCTCGCAGGTGTCGCCGCCGGCCTACAGCCGAACCAACTGCTGATCGGAGTCCCAGTCCTCAAGGGCGCCACCTTCCTGGAGGACGAGATAGTCACCTTGCAGAACGAGGCGTACGGCGCCCGCACCGGAACATGGCGCCTCGAGCACAACTACCACTTCGGCGGCTACGCGAAACGGACACCCGAACTGGACAAGTTCCTCGATGACTTCGAGGCGCGACACGCTTTGCGCCTGGACTGGGTGTACGAGGCAAAGATGATGTACGCCCTCTACGACCAGGTCACCCGCGGCACTTTCCGTCGAGGCGCGACGCTCGTAGCGCTGATCAGCGGCTCCGGCAACGCGCCGGAAGCCTGA
- a CDS encoding dihydrofolate reductase family protein — MGGKVFFSVTMSLDGFIAPAEVPVEDLFGPARKPDDPGVRRWMAQWSELHQATFPQRFFRENLKLGKGGEEGRDNEIARATHERIGANVMGRRMFDAGELAWPEEAPFHTPVFVVTHTKRDPWERPGGTTFHFVTEGIEAALDQARAAAGDRDVRVSGGGETILQYLNAGLIDEFTITLSPVLFGAGTRLFEGVDADRIALEPARTEPAPRVTYLTYAVHNRQPHA, encoded by the coding sequence ATGGGCGGGAAGGTGTTCTTCAGCGTGACGATGTCGCTGGACGGGTTCATCGCGCCTGCGGAGGTGCCCGTCGAGGATCTCTTCGGGCCTGCGAGGAAGCCGGACGATCCGGGCGTACGGCGCTGGATGGCGCAGTGGTCGGAGCTGCATCAGGCCACGTTCCCGCAGCGGTTCTTCCGGGAGAACCTGAAACTCGGCAAGGGCGGCGAGGAAGGCCGGGACAACGAGATCGCGCGGGCGACGCACGAGCGGATCGGCGCCAATGTCATGGGCAGGCGGATGTTCGACGCCGGAGAGTTGGCGTGGCCGGAGGAGGCGCCGTTCCATACGCCGGTCTTTGTCGTGACACACACCAAACGCGACCCGTGGGAGCGGCCGGGCGGGACGACATTCCACTTCGTCACCGAGGGCATCGAAGCGGCTCTCGACCAGGCCCGCGCTGCCGCAGGTGACCGCGATGTCCGCGTCTCCGGCGGCGGCGAGACGATCCTGCAGTACCTGAACGCGGGCCTGATCGACGAGTTCACCATCACGCTGTCGCCGGTGCTGTTCGGCGCCGGAACCCGCCTGTTCGAAGGCGTCGACGCGGACCGCATAGCCCTGGAGCCGGCACGCACGGAGCCCGCTCCCCGAGTGACCTACCTGACGTACGCCGTCCACAACCGACAGCCGCACGCGTAG
- a CDS encoding FAD-dependent oxidoreductase, protein MGDVVVYGGTAGGVCAAVAAARAGAQVTLVEPGRHLGGMVSGGLGYTDLGDARVLGGLGREFMLAIAERYDVPPGHFAGPEPHVAEAILTGWVEDAKVDVVFGATLTGAQVVDGVITAISTTAGDYTAGVYVDASYEGDLMAAAGVPYDIGRESRTKYGESLAGRREFAPGKHQFPPFVSPLTTPPAPYGKSPEHEPAAVLPLVHARPLAEVGAGDGGVMAYGYRVCLTQAADRIPFERRAGYDPAEWELARRWFAVLRTGGVEVSAGDVIGLVPNLPNAKCDGNSIGPLSLSLLDGTNWAYPDADPTERERIRRRHEDYTRDFLWFMTTDPDVPRSVRDGLAAWGLPVDEFTDTGGLPHQLYVREARRMRGEYVLTQHDLLPRPAAQYDSVAMGSYHIDVRELQRTWSVAYEHPDPVASVFNEGYLSVGVAPYQIPYRCIVPRYDDCRNLLVPVCLSASHVAFASVRMEVQYEMLGQAAGLAAAQAVATARAVQQIDVRRLQDDLHAAGAVLAL, encoded by the coding sequence ATGGGTGACGTGGTTGTGTATGGCGGTACGGCGGGTGGGGTGTGCGCTGCGGTGGCGGCTGCGCGGGCTGGTGCGCAGGTGACGTTGGTGGAGCCGGGGCGGCATCTGGGTGGGATGGTGTCGGGTGGGCTTGGGTATACCGACCTTGGCGATGCGCGGGTGCTGGGCGGTCTGGGGCGGGAGTTCATGCTCGCGATCGCCGAGCGGTACGACGTACCACCCGGGCACTTCGCCGGTCCGGAGCCGCATGTGGCGGAAGCGATTCTGACCGGTTGGGTCGAGGACGCCAAGGTCGACGTCGTCTTCGGTGCGACGCTCACCGGCGCGCAGGTGGTGGACGGCGTCATCACCGCGATCAGCACGACCGCCGGCGACTACACGGCCGGCGTGTACGTCGATGCATCGTACGAAGGCGACCTCATGGCCGCCGCCGGTGTCCCGTACGACATCGGCCGTGAGAGCAGGACGAAGTACGGCGAAAGCCTCGCCGGGCGCCGGGAGTTCGCGCCCGGGAAGCACCAGTTCCCACCTTTCGTGTCGCCGCTGACGACACCTCCAGCGCCGTACGGCAAATCTCCGGAACATGAGCCGGCTGCGGTCCTGCCGCTGGTGCATGCGCGTCCGTTGGCGGAGGTCGGCGCGGGCGACGGCGGCGTGATGGCCTACGGCTATCGCGTGTGTCTGACGCAGGCCGCGGACCGGATCCCGTTCGAGCGGCGGGCCGGGTACGACCCTGCCGAGTGGGAGTTGGCCCGGCGGTGGTTCGCCGTACTGCGGACCGGCGGGGTGGAGGTGTCCGCGGGCGACGTGATCGGTCTCGTGCCGAACCTGCCCAACGCCAAGTGCGACGGCAACTCGATCGGCCCGCTGTCGCTCAGCCTGCTCGACGGAACGAACTGGGCCTACCCCGACGCCGACCCCACCGAACGCGAACGCATCCGCCGTCGCCACGAGGACTACACCCGCGACTTCCTCTGGTTCATGACCACTGACCCCGACGTACCGAGGTCGGTGCGCGACGGCTTGGCCGCCTGGGGCCTGCCGGTGGACGAGTTCACCGACACCGGCGGGCTCCCGCACCAGCTGTACGTCCGCGAGGCGCGCCGGATGCGCGGCGAGTACGTCCTCACGCAGCACGACCTGCTCCCCCGGCCCGCGGCTCAGTACGACTCCGTTGCCATGGGCTCCTATCACATCGATGTCCGCGAGCTGCAGCGGACGTGGTCGGTCGCCTACGAGCACCCGGATCCGGTCGCGTCGGTGTTCAACGAGGGCTACTTGTCCGTCGGCGTCGCGCCGTACCAGATCCCGTACCGCTGCATCGTGCCCCGCTACGACGACTGCCGGAACCTGCTGGTCCCGGTGTGCCTGAGTGCGTCGCATGTCGCGTTCGCGTCGGTGCGGATGGAGGTGCAGTACGAGATGCTCGGCCAGGCGGCCGGGCTCGCGGCGGCACAAGCGGTCGCGACTGCGCGTGCCGTGCAGCAGATCGACGTACGGCGCCTCCAGGACGACCTGCACGCGGCCGGAGCCGTACTCGCACTCTGA
- a CDS encoding GNAT family N-acetyltransferase — MTELRVVDVVEEQLDSVWQVRNRSFGPGGDREEWTKNARTFIADGRMLGVQDGDVLVAAARIWPFEQWWQGRRVPMGGVAGVVVAPEYRGRGVGSLLMRGVLRRCAEKGYPLTGLYPATTVLYRRLGYEFAGSRYRFSFQAADLRTLGGSGTAVRKAGPADADRFLELASKAHETRRSSGPLIWPRSEIVSWLEDEDNFAYLADDGFVVYNWSDGDLAVDELIAGSEETARALWATVGSGASIARTVHAYCAPFDPIHLLAEHEADGDARTVRWMLRLIDAPAALAARGFPENVVLEADLRIDDPELPTNTGDWHLSIANGSARLTASEPSPDALRLGARGLAALYAGTPLAALRGAGLATGADVLDPALDAVFGSPAPYMLDYF; from the coding sequence GTGACTGAACTGCGGGTGGTGGATGTCGTCGAGGAGCAGCTCGACTCGGTGTGGCAGGTGCGGAACCGGTCGTTCGGGCCGGGTGGGGACCGCGAGGAGTGGACCAAGAACGCGCGCACGTTCATCGCCGACGGCCGGATGCTCGGCGTCCAGGACGGCGACGTACTGGTCGCGGCCGCGCGGATCTGGCCGTTCGAGCAGTGGTGGCAGGGGCGGCGGGTGCCGATGGGCGGGGTGGCCGGCGTCGTGGTCGCTCCGGAGTACCGCGGTCGTGGTGTCGGCAGTCTGCTGATGCGCGGCGTACTGCGCCGGTGCGCGGAGAAGGGCTACCCGCTGACCGGCCTGTATCCGGCGACGACGGTGCTCTACCGCCGCCTCGGCTACGAGTTCGCCGGCAGCCGCTACAGGTTCTCCTTCCAGGCGGCCGACCTGCGCACTCTCGGCGGCAGCGGTACGGCGGTACGCAAAGCCGGCCCGGCCGACGCGGACCGGTTCCTGGAGCTGGCGTCGAAGGCGCACGAGACCAGGCGGTCGAGCGGGCCGCTGATCTGGCCGCGGTCCGAGATCGTGTCCTGGCTCGAGGACGAGGACAACTTCGCCTACCTCGCCGACGACGGGTTCGTCGTCTACAACTGGTCCGACGGCGACCTGGCCGTCGATGAGCTGATCGCAGGTTCGGAGGAGACCGCGCGGGCGCTGTGGGCGACCGTCGGCTCGGGTGCCTCGATCGCGCGGACCGTGCACGCGTACTGCGCTCCGTTCGACCCGATCCACCTGCTCGCCGAACACGAGGCCGACGGCGACGCGCGCACCGTCCGCTGGATGCTCCGCCTGATCGACGCCCCGGCCGCGCTCGCGGCGCGCGGTTTCCCGGAAAACGTCGTACTCGAGGCCGACCTGCGGATCGACGACCCCGAGCTGCCCACGAACACCGGCGACTGGCACCTGTCGATCGCGAACGGCTCGGCGCGGCTCACCGCGTCCGAGCCGTCGCCTGACGCGCTCCGCCTCGGCGCCCGCGGTCTGGCCGCGCTGTACGCCGGTACGCCGCTGGCCGCGCTCCGTGGCGCCGGACTCGCCACCGGGGCAGACGTACTCGACCCAGCGCTGGACGCAGTCTTCGGCAGCCCAGCGCCGTACATGCTCGACTACTTCTAG